One part of the Dermacentor silvarum isolate Dsil-2018 chromosome 6, BIME_Dsil_1.4, whole genome shotgun sequence genome encodes these proteins:
- the LOC119455529 gene encoding V-type proton ATPase subunit F-like — MAARGKLIAIIGDEDTCVGFLLGGIGEINKQRQPNFKVVDKNTSVSEIEECFKSFVKRGDVDIILINQNIAEMIRHAIDSHTLSIPAVLEIPSKDQPYDPTKDSILRRAKGMFTTEDYK; from the exons ATGGCCGCAAGGGGAAAACTCATTGCTATTATAGGGGACGAG GACACCTGTGTTGGATTTCTTCTCGGAGGAATTGGGGAGATCAACAAGCAAAGACAGCCAAACTTCAAAGTTGTTGATAAGA ATACAAGTGTATCAGAAATAGAAGAGTGCTTCAAGAGTTTCGTTAAGCGCGGAGATGTGGATATTATACTCATAAATCAAAAC ATCGCTGAAATGATCAGACATGCCATCGACTCCCACACACTGTCAATACCAGCAGTTCTGGAAATTCCATCCAAAGATCAACCCTACGACCCGACCAAGGACTCCATCCTGCGGCGAGCAAAG gGGATGTTTACAACTGAAGATTACAAgtag